A genome region from Anopheles stephensi strain Indian chromosome 2, UCI_ANSTEP_V1.0, whole genome shotgun sequence includes the following:
- the LOC118508174 gene encoding ATP synthase lipid-binding protein, mitochondrial-like, protein MMVSSAARVTAVSRNLMLYAANANIRPICSTIWMPNHPLPGQKKAPASLLPQVRSFQSSTVCRDIDSAAKFIGAGAATVGVAGSGAGIGTVFGSLIVGYARNPSLKQQLFSYAILGFALSEAMGLFCLMMAFLLLFAF, encoded by the exons ATGATGGTATCTTCGGCAGCTCGTGTGACCGCAGTTTCACGGAACTTG ATGCTTTATGCAGCCAATGCGAACATTCGCCCAATATGCAGCACCATTTGGATGCCAAACCATCCGCTTCCTGGTCAGAAGAAAGCTCCCGCTTCTCTTTTGCCACAGGTTCGCTCGTTTCAATCTTCTACGGTGTGTCGTGATATTGATTCTGCAGCCAAGTTTATTGGAGCTGGTGCTGCCACTGTAGGAGTTGCTGGATCAG GGGCAGGAATCGGGACAGTATTTGGATCGCTGATTGTAGGATATGCACGGAACCCGTCACTAAAGCAGCAACTGTTCTCCTACGCCATCCTGGGGTTCGCCCTCTCCGAAGCCATGGGCCTGTTCTGCCTTATGATGGCTTTCCtactgttgtttgctttctaa
- the LOC118508175 gene encoding longitudinals lacking protein-like: protein MADQQQYFLKWNDFQTNMVTSFRHLRNEKSFTDVTLACEGQTCKAHKMVLSACSPYFKSLLEENPSKHPIIILKDVSYNHLQAILEFMYAGEVNVSQEQLPTFLKTADRLKVKGLAETPTNIKREG from the exons ATGGCAGATCAACAGCAGTACTTCCTAAAGTGGAATGACTTCCAGACGAACATGGTGACATCGTTCCGTCATCTACGAAACGAGAAAAGCTTTACAGAT GTAACGCTCGCCTGTGAAGGACAAACGTGCAAAGCTCACAAGATGGTCCTATCGGCTTGTAGTCCATACTTTAAATCTCTTTTGGAG GAAAACCCCTCGAAGCatcccatcatcatcctgAAAGACGTTTCCTACAACCATCTGCAGGCGATCCTCGAGTTTATGTACGCGGGCGAGGTAAATGTGTCGCAGGAGCAGCTACCGACCTTTCTCAAAACCGCCGACCGACTGAAAGTGAAGGGCCTGGCGGAAACGCCAACAAATATCAAGCGGGAAGGTTGA
- the LOC118508168 gene encoding BUD13 homolog, whose translation MAPKIDQKEYLKRYLSNDKDKKKKKKKKDKKVTKPGNVVIVDDDLDLTELQKRMDADETDLFGLDEEAPLVVGIIDERPPELRAKEDFSSTKWKAVANSFDSMVRESNRAVGASENGANRRRKDSDESPPRRTSKEKESLWGKATRHDSDESPPRRKGTSHKTDRRGKDTDESPPRRRSKERDGFRGKANDSDESPPRKSSSRRTDRRGKDSDESPPRRKSKKDKDSSREKGRREDSDESPPSKSASHRTERRGKDSDESPPRRRSKEKEYYRAKVKREDSDEIPPRKERGRHGRREDSDESPPRKRKQREDCDRSSPRKHRHSDRESPPRRRKDFSSNRRRDSDESPPRRSRPDNTNRRRNDSDESPPRRSRGTDGRDSSARRPTRTASPQVRIKQEKHSSDYDLSPPRKRDSDESPPRRRAATNRRRFSKSPDRRRRDYREIERRIKQEPRSPSQRRNEPPERMSKTLDGKRAGLQDAASLREENEKHRARERDALMKMSDDVSGRYADTVVRDKSGRRRDVEKELREELAKRKEDEKKKEVYSRWGKGVKQAEDYKAQLQEAAHEMEKPLARYADDKDLDEYLKQQERDGDPMLEYLRSKQKEENKRAGIPEKPLYQGAFPDNRFGIRPGYRWDGVDRSNGFEKSWFETTSKKKAGEEEAYKYSVEDM comes from the exons ATGGCTCCTAAAATCGACCAGAAAGAGTATTTAAAGCGTTATCTATCGAACGATAaagacaagaagaagaaaaagaagaaaaaggataaaaaagtgACCAAACCGGGCAA TGTGGTTATAGTTGATGATGATTTGGATCTAACGGAACTTCAGAAGAGGATGGATGCTGACGAAACGGATCTGTTCGGGCTAGATGAAGAAGCACCGCTTGTTGTCGGAATTATCGACGAACGACCCCCAGAACTAAGAGCTAAGGAGGACTTCAGCAGCACCAAGTGGAAAGCGGTGGCTAACAGTTTTGATAGTATGGTACGGGAAAGCAACCGGGCGGTTGGAGCATCGGAAAATGGTGCAAATCGTCGAAGGAAGGATTCGGATGAAAGTCCTCCTAGAAGAACATCgaaggagaaagagagctTGTGGGGGAAAGCTACAAGGCACGATTCCGATGAAAGTCCACCAAGGCGCAAAGGTACGTCGCACAAAACCGATCGACGGGGAAAGGATACGGATGAAAGTCCTCCACGAAGGAGGTCGAAGGAAAGGGACGGCTTCAGAGGGAAAGCAAACGATTCCGATGAAAGTCCACCACGTAAAAGTAGTTCGCGTAGAACAGATCGTCGCGGAAAGGATTCGGATGAAAGTCCACCAAGAAGAAAATCGAAGAAGGATAAAGACTCTTCtagagaaaaaggaagaagagaagattccGACGAAAGCCCACCGAGTAAAAGTGCTTCTCATAGAACCGAACGACGTGGAAAGGATTCAGATGAAAGTCCTCCCAGAAGGAGGTCGAAGGAAAAGGAATATTATAGAGCAAAAGTGAAGAGAGAGGATTCGGATGAAATTCCACCCCGAAAAGAGAGGGGAAGGCACGGCAGAAGAGAAGATTCGGACGAGAGTCCACCGCGCAAACGTAAGCAACGCGAAGACTGCGACCGTAGTTCACCGCGGAAGCATCGACATAGTGATAGAGAAAGTCCTCCCCGAAGAAGAAAggatttttcttccaatcgtCGGCGTGATTCGGACGAAAGTCCTCCTCGACGTAGCCGTCCGGATAATACTAATCGACGTCGTAATGATTCTGACGAAAGTCCTCCCAGACGTAGTAGAGGAACAGATGGGCGGGATAGCTCCGCACGTCGTCCAACTAGAACCGCTTCACCTCAGGTACGAATCAAGCAAGAAAAGCATAGTTCCGATTACGATCTTTCTCCACCAAGAAAGCGAGATTCGGATGAAAGTCCACCGCGAAGAAGGGCGGCCACGAACCGACGACGCTTTTCCAAAAGCCCGGATAGACGTAGACGAGATTACCGTGAGATAGAGCGACGGATCAAACAGGAACCACGGTCTCCGTCGCAGAGAAGAAACGAACCGCCGGAACGGATGAGTAAAACGCTCGACGGTAAACGGGCCGGTCTGCAGGATGCCGCATCGTTGCGCGAAGAGAACGAAAAGCATCGGGCACGGGAACGGGATGCGTTGATGAAAATGTCCGACGATGTTTCCGGTCGTTATGCGGATACGGTGGTGCGCGATAAATCGGGACGGAGACGTGATGTGGAGAAGGAACTAAGGGAAGAGTTAGCTAAACGTAAGGAAgacgagaagaagaaggaagttTATTCCCGGTGGGGAAAAGG TGTAAAACAGGCGGAAGACTATAAAGCACAGCTACAGGAAGCGGCACACGAAATGGAGAAACCTTTGGCACGGTACGCCGACGATAAAGATCTGGACGAATACCTCAAGCAGCAAGAGCGGGACGGTGATCCAATGTTGGAGTACCTGCGTAGCAAacagaaggaagaaaacaaacgggCAGGCATTCCGGAAAAGCCACTGTATCAGGGAGCATTTCCCGACAATCGGTTCGGCATACGGCCCGGCTATCGGTGGGATGGCGTAGACCGATCGAACGGGTTCGAGAAGAGTTGGTTCGAAACGACCAGCAAGAAGAAGGCGGGCGAGGAAGAGGCGTACAAGTACAGTGTGGAAGACATGTAA
- the LOC118508171 gene encoding protein FAM98A-like yields the protein MAADEAQLIYELRNVGYDGPFLDQNYASTAIFAGPQSGEFQDAVIWLTEEIRVLGKLDERVGKSDDANSFVLELSAFLKDLTCPYSSLTSGHVSDRLQTLESKLLLLDYLINELMAFKMLESLKPKEKSNVITLHESPTAAALKDICITLGMGKPPNNVPPKALFERINSSLDETIRKAGENRLSKPLFNPKERLTVEQWAKLEKLQKDLDNEYDLRRKMLLTRLDVTIQSFKWSNRVKDKEQTIAERYAEKRKVLDGLEVGGRDTDIAALLAARETLAIIEKTSSASVRKNTKSKIQRHIIGRVPDRGGRAYEHNPPPLEMPSWQTQRSTGGGGGRGGFGGGRGGGRGGGSGGGGFQQQQGSYNNNKGYNQGGGGGQSYHQGGRGGYGHGGAGGIGGNGNGNGGGGAGGFHQGGGGGGHNQNRGSRVQGGWSQPQQDYNHSGYGSGSGRSSYSGNSDQYSNHSGSSRASYNDHHRGGGGGSYSDRGYGGDRGGYGGDRGGGYGGDRGGNGGYGDNRNNYDNEYNNRGGGRGGGGRSNYNRGGGRR from the exons ATGGCGGCAGATGAAGCACAACTAATCTACGAGTTGCGAAATGTTGG GTACGATGGGCCGTTCCTCGATCAAAACTATGCATCGACGGCAATTTTTGCCGGTCCGCAGAGTGGCGAGTTTCAGGACGCTGTGATTTGGCTGACGGAGGAAATCCGGGTACTGGGGAAGCTGGATGAGCGTGTAGGCAAGAGTGACGATGCGAATTCATTCGTGTTGGAGCTGTCGGCGTTTCTGAAGGATCTCACCTGCCCGTACTCGAGCCTAACGTCGGGCCACGTTTCGGATCGGTTGCAAACGCTCGAGTCGaagctgctgctactggaCTATCTGATCAACGAGCTGATGGCGTTTAAAATGCTTGAATCTCTGAAACCGAAGGAAAAGTCGAACGTTATTACGCTTCACGAATCTCCTACCGCTGCGGCACTGAAGGACATTTGCATTACGCTTGGGATGGGAAAACCTCCGAACAATGTGCCACCGAAAGCCCTGTTCGAGCGTATCAATTCGAGTTTGGATGAAACGATTCGAAAGGCGGGCGAAAATCGTCTCAGCAAACCATTGTTCAATCCGAAGGAACGGCTGACGGTGGAGCAATGGGCCAAGCTGGAAAAGTTGCAGAAGGATCTGGACAACGAGTACGACTTGCGTAGAAAGATGCTGCTCACGCGGCTGGATGTAACGATCCAAAGCTTCAAATGGTCGAATCGTGTAAAGGACAAGGAACAGACTATTGCGGAACGGTATGCCGAGAAACGGAAGGTGCTGGATGGGCTGGAGGTAGGTGGTCGAGACACGGATATTGCGGCTTTGCTTGCTGCCCGCGAAACCCTTGCCATCATCGAGAAGACAAGCAGTGCGTCCGTGCGAAAGAACACAAAGAGCAAGATTCAGCGTCACATTATTGGGCGTGTGCCGGATCGCGGTGGCCGAGCGTATGAGCACAACCCACCGCCGCTAGAAATGCCATCCTGGCAAACGCAGCGCagtactggtggtggtggcggccgAGGAGGATTCGGTGGTGGCAGG GGTGGCGGCCGAGGCGGTGGTTCCGGCGGAGGAGGattccagcaacagcaaggaagctacaacaacaacaagggcTACAATCAGGGTGGAGGAGGTGGCCAAAGCTATCACCAAGGAGGCCGTGGTGGGTATGGTCATGGAGGCGCTGGTGGCATTGGCGGAAATGGCAACGGCAATGGTGGCGGAGGTGCTGGAGGATTCCATCAgggcggtggtggaggtggccATAACCAGAACCGAGGAAGTCGAGTGCAGGGCGGCTGGTCCCAACCACAACAAG ATTACAATCACAGCGGCTATGGATCGGGCTCGGGACGTAGTAGCTACAGCGGCAACAGCGATCAGTACAGTAACCATTCTGGCAGCAGTCGTGCCAGCTACAACGACCAtcatcgtggtggtggtggtggcagttATAGCGATCGTGGTTATGGTGGCGATCGGGGTGGTTATGGCGGTGATCGTGGTGGAGGCTACGGTGGTGACCGGGGAGGTAATGGTGGGTATGGAGACAACCGTAACAACTACGACAACGAGTACAATAACCGAGGCGGTGGCCGTGGAGGTGGTGGTCGTTCAAACTACAATCGAGGGGGTGGACGACGTTAA